A single genomic interval of Bos indicus isolate NIAB-ARS_2022 breed Sahiwal x Tharparkar chromosome 5, NIAB-ARS_B.indTharparkar_mat_pri_1.0, whole genome shotgun sequence harbors:
- the RBP5 gene encoding retinol-binding protein 5, producing MPPNLTGYYRFVSQKNLEDYLQALNVNMALRKIALLLKPDKEIDQRGNHMTVKTLSTFRNYVLEFEVGVEFEEDLRTVDGRKCQTIVTWEEEQLVCVQKGEVPNRGWRLWLEEEMLYQEVTARDAVCQCVFRKVK from the exons ATGCCTCCCAACCTCACCGGCTACTACCGCTTTGTCTCGCAGAAGAACTTGGAGGACTACCTGCAAGCTCTGA ATGTCAACATGGCTCTGCGGAAGATCGCCCTGCTGCTCAAGCCGGACAAGGAGATTGACCAGCGGGGCAACCACATGACAGTGAAAACCCTCAGCACCTTCCGGAACTACGTTCTGGAATTCGAGGTGGGAGTGGAATTTGAGGAGGACCTGAGGACCGTGGATGGACGCAAATGCCAG ACCATAGTCACCTGGGAAGAGGAGCAGCTGGTTTGTGTGCAGAAAGGAGAGGTCCCTAACCGGGGCTGGCGACTCTGGCTGGAGGAAGAGATGTTATATCAG GAAGTGACCGCACGGGATGCAGTGTGCCAGTGTGTCTTCAGGAAGGTCAAATAG